One part of the Tunicatimonas pelagia genome encodes these proteins:
- a CDS encoding mechanosensitive ion channel family protein: MENLQHWEETVAASLRAFGQTIMNALPNVIGAIILLFVGWLIAKVVSYAIQKLLQSKSMQRVTERLNQLSILERSEISLDSVQIISRFVYWVILLLFFVAASETLGWTAVSRTLNDLINYLPALLSALVIALIGLYLAQTVRNFVRAALQSMQIGAAKIVSSLLFYVLAIIVVLTALEQAGIDTSIITANLTLIIGAAVGAFALSFAIASRHVLENILASFYSRRNFAVGDRIKLDDVEGEVARIDSVSVAIKTQNKEVVFPVRFLIDKRVEKLG; this comes from the coding sequence ATGGAAAATCTACAACATTGGGAAGAAACCGTAGCTGCTTCTCTGCGAGCTTTTGGTCAAACCATTATGAACGCCCTGCCCAACGTGATTGGGGCAATTATTTTACTATTCGTTGGTTGGCTTATTGCCAAAGTGGTGTCCTACGCTATTCAGAAACTGCTACAATCCAAATCTATGCAGCGGGTTACGGAACGCCTAAATCAACTATCAATTCTCGAGCGTTCGGAAATATCGCTAGATAGTGTACAGATCATCAGTCGTTTTGTGTACTGGGTAATTTTACTTTTATTTTTCGTGGCAGCTTCCGAAACTCTAGGCTGGACCGCCGTATCCCGCACCCTGAATGACCTGATTAATTATCTCCCCGCCCTGCTCAGTGCTTTGGTGATTGCGCTTATTGGCTTATATCTGGCGCAAACGGTACGTAATTTTGTACGGGCGGCTCTACAATCTATGCAAATTGGGGCGGCAAAAATTGTCAGCAGCCTACTATTCTACGTGCTCGCTATCATTGTAGTGCTAACTGCCTTGGAGCAAGCCGGAATCGACACCAGCATCATTACGGCCAATCTTACGCTGATAATTGGGGCTGCCGTGGGAGCCTTTGCCCTGAGCTTTGCCATTGCCTCCCGCCATGTGTTGGAAAATATTCTCGCGTCCTTCTACAGCCGTCGCAATTTTGCCGTGGGCGACCGGATTAAATTAGACGACGTAGAGGGCGAAGTCGCTCGAATTGACAGTGTATCAGTAGCCATCAAGACGCAGAATAAAGAGGTGGTTTTTCCCGTCCGCTTTCTCATTGATAAGCGAGTTGAGAAGTTAGGGTGA
- a CDS encoding Gfo/Idh/MocA family protein, translating to MKTQSQPSRRQFIKQTASASVLAITPAIWSKNISLIGLKPKEKMGIALVGLGYYSGQVLAPALQETENCYLAGVVTGTPEKEKVWAEKYGIKDQNIYNYETYDQIADNDDIDIIYVVLPNSMHAEYVIRAAKAGKHVICEKPMASSVEECEAMIKACEDNNRKLSIGYRMQFEPHTQEIMRLGQEKVFGSVKLVNAGAGYREARADHWKLNQEMGGGAMMDMGVYALQAARYVTGEEPIAVTAQSFTTRPEIFTEVDETTMFQLEFPSGALANLHTSFGMGMNYLNVTAEKGWFKLDPFSAYGGIKGESKNGPIDFPQINQQAAQMDGQAMSVMEDKPMQVPGEEGLRDMRVVEAVYRAIESGDQEKV from the coding sequence ATGAAAACACAGTCTCAACCTTCTCGCCGTCAATTTATTAAACAAACTGCTTCAGCTAGCGTTCTGGCGATTACCCCCGCCATCTGGAGTAAAAACATTAGTCTAATCGGGCTGAAACCTAAAGAAAAGATGGGGATCGCTTTAGTAGGTTTAGGCTACTACAGTGGTCAAGTATTAGCTCCGGCCTTGCAGGAAACGGAAAATTGTTATCTGGCAGGAGTGGTTACGGGTACTCCTGAGAAAGAAAAAGTTTGGGCCGAGAAATATGGTATCAAAGATCAGAATATCTACAACTACGAAACCTACGATCAGATTGCTGATAATGATGATATTGATATTATTTACGTAGTACTGCCCAACTCTATGCACGCGGAGTACGTAATTCGTGCGGCTAAGGCCGGAAAGCACGTAATCTGTGAAAAGCCTATGGCATCGAGTGTGGAGGAGTGCGAAGCAATGATCAAAGCCTGCGAAGATAATAACCGTAAACTTTCTATCGGCTACCGAATGCAGTTTGAGCCGCATACGCAAGAAATAATGCGCTTGGGGCAGGAGAAAGTATTTGGCTCCGTGAAACTGGTGAATGCTGGAGCGGGCTACCGTGAAGCCCGAGCCGACCATTGGAAACTAAACCAAGAAATGGGAGGCGGAGCAATGATGGATATGGGAGTATATGCCCTACAAGCAGCTCGCTACGTTACGGGCGAAGAGCCAATTGCCGTAACTGCCCAGTCTTTTACTACTCGTCCTGAAATCTTTACTGAAGTAGACGAAACTACCATGTTTCAGTTAGAATTTCCGAGTGGCGCACTGGCTAATCTGCACACCAGCTTTGGTATGGGAATGAATTACCTGAACGTAACGGCTGAAAAAGGTTGGTTTAAGCTTGATCCGTTTTCGGCTTACGGAGGTATAAAAGGAGAGAGTAAAAATGGGCCAATTGACTTTCCGCAGATTAACCAGCAGGCCGCGCAAATGGATGGGCAAGCCATGAGTGTAATGGAGGATAAACCAATGCAGGTACCTGGTGAAGAAGGGTTACGTGATATGCGGGTGGTAGAAGCTGTGTATCGCGCTATTGAATCTGGCGATCAGGAAAAAGTGTAA
- a CDS encoding RNA polymerase sigma factor, with amino-acid sequence MTVRHSANHPISDEEVIRKITEHKDTAAFGRLYDRYADKVFAKCVSFTHDRAEAEDLAHDVFLKVYLKLSEFRFQAKFSTWLYSITYHECVEYARKNKKAMKEQEAYSSEQTHQIDEAESEAALLELRINQLKRLLEKISPEERALLLMKYQDGASVEEIMAHTQLGESAVKMRLKRAKEKVISLSRARAIVILFILLLSWLLIL; translated from the coding sequence TTGACTGTTAGACACTCGGCCAACCACCCCATCAGCGATGAGGAGGTAATCCGAAAAATTACTGAGCATAAAGACACCGCTGCCTTTGGGCGACTGTACGACCGCTACGCCGACAAGGTGTTTGCCAAATGCGTAAGTTTTACCCACGACCGGGCCGAGGCCGAAGACCTGGCGCATGATGTATTTTTGAAAGTATACTTGAAATTATCAGAGTTTCGCTTTCAGGCGAAGTTTTCTACCTGGCTGTACAGTATTACCTACCACGAGTGCGTAGAGTACGCCCGAAAAAATAAGAAAGCGATGAAAGAACAAGAAGCGTACAGCAGTGAGCAAACCCATCAGATTGATGAGGCCGAAAGTGAGGCTGCTCTGCTGGAACTTAGGATCAACCAGCTTAAGCGGTTGTTGGAAAAAATTAGTCCCGAAGAAAGAGCATTGCTACTTATGAAGTACCAAGATGGGGCGAGTGTTGAAGAGATTATGGCGCACACCCAATTAGGTGAGAGTGCAGTAAAGATGCGGTTGAAACGGGCGAAAGAGAAAGTTATCTCCCTGAGCCGAGCTAGAGCGATTGTTATACTTTTTATTCTATTGTTAAGCTGGTTGCTAATACTTTAA
- the nfi gene encoding deoxyribonuclease V (cleaves DNA at apurinic or apyrimidinic sites) has protein sequence MLIPLHPWNVSPTEAVKIQRDMREKVRLEPLFDSVQYVAGADISFDRGSDVFHAGIVILRLPSLQVCGHSLVTTKSTFPYVPGLLSFREMPSLLEAWDQLPTKPDVVVLDGHGIAHPRRLGIASHFGLWVNKPTIGCAKKMLVGMHETLATEAKSHALIHDNQEIIGVALRSRENVNPIYISPGHLTNLESALSVVSACLTRYRLPEVTRQAHQLVNQLRRGEVQPGVRLYQEM, from the coding sequence ATGCTAATACCGCTACACCCTTGGAACGTTAGCCCCACTGAAGCAGTGAAGATTCAGCGAGATATGCGGGAAAAGGTACGGCTCGAGCCTTTATTTGATTCTGTTCAATACGTAGCCGGGGCTGATATTTCCTTTGATCGTGGTTCGGATGTGTTTCATGCGGGCATTGTTATTTTGCGATTACCCTCGCTTCAGGTGTGTGGGCACTCGCTAGTTACTACCAAATCTACCTTTCCCTACGTGCCGGGCTTGTTGTCGTTCCGAGAAATGCCGTCTTTGCTAGAAGCCTGGGACCAATTGCCCACTAAACCGGATGTAGTAGTACTAGATGGGCACGGAATAGCGCACCCTCGTCGCTTAGGAATTGCTTCTCATTTTGGGCTTTGGGTCAATAAACCTACCATTGGCTGTGCAAAAAAAATGTTGGTTGGCATGCACGAGACCCTAGCAACAGAAGCAAAATCACACGCACTAATTCACGACAATCAAGAAATTATCGGGGTTGCGCTGCGGTCGCGGGAAAACGTAAACCCTATTTATATTTCGCCGGGACACCTTACGAATTTAGAAAGTGCGTTGTCTGTTGTAAGTGCCTGCCTCACCCGCTACCGTCTTCCTGAAGTAACTCGCCAGGCGCATCAATTGGTCAATCAACTACGTAGAGGCGAGGTACAGCCCGGAGTTCGGTTGTATCAGGAGATGTGA
- a CDS encoding NYN domain-containing protein, with product MSKVTLPPVRISQSVAILVDGNNIEISLHNLFSKNNIMLNYDTLIPRLLGERGLNRIIYFREGSSISSKLAQRLRKNYHGSVVPCYKGADIPLSIKATQLAHKVDAIVILSGDADYVELVRHLKSEGVRVEIAAVEKTTAAVLLEEADYFTPITKEDCFEYTG from the coding sequence ATGAGTAAAGTAACCTTGCCACCCGTAAGAATCAGTCAGTCAGTGGCGATTTTAGTTGACGGGAACAATATTGAAATTAGTTTGCACAATCTGTTCAGTAAGAATAATATCATGCTGAACTACGACACGCTAATTCCCCGTTTGTTAGGTGAACGAGGGTTAAACCGTATCATTTACTTTCGGGAGGGGAGTAGCATCTCTTCTAAGCTGGCGCAACGCTTACGAAAAAACTACCACGGCTCAGTAGTGCCTTGCTACAAAGGAGCCGATATTCCACTGAGCATTAAGGCAACCCAACTAGCGCACAAAGTAGATGCTATTGTAATTCTTTCCGGCGATGCCGATTACGTAGAATTAGTTCGCCATCTGAAATCGGAAGGGGTACGGGTAGAAATTGCGGCGGTAGAAAAAACCACCGCCGCCGTACTATTGGAAGAAGCGGATTACTTCACTCCTATCACCAAAGAAGACTGCTTTGAATACACCGGATAG
- a CDS encoding alpha-2-macroglobulin family protein, translated as MDKIQAFLRQLLSEIRQQWFQLTFRQQIITLAVGVGGIVLLIGLVIFLASDKFPETDSVDPAFQAYISSYSSGVLSVESPVRVRLTTPAVDSTQVGQLVRQRLFQFAPEVEGEAYWADQQTIEFLPTESLKSGQRYRVNFDLEEVQEVPDAYESFAFSFQTIQQNYSVELVGLTAKNENELVKQELHGILLTADAAPATAVEQMLSAQQADRPLSVRWEHATDNRSHSFVIDEVVRQEDQSSVVVQSSGEPLSLQKSPSFTVDVPARSTFKLLNYRVVEVPEQYLELRFSDPLQPSQSLDGLIQLNQRERDEEDFRFIVDKNIVKMYLADRLTGTRSIIVNEGIRNTEGKSFPTTVELDVEFEAVKPAVRLLKAGVILPTTQGMVLPFEAVNLKSVDVTVVRVFEKNIAQFFQVNQYDGQQELRRVGQPVAQQEIPLNGSGVTDLGKWNRFTLDLQKLIEAEPGAVYQVIIGFRQHQAISSCENQSDQNEEYSFFASDDWSNADRMFWESYGDYYYTRNYNWEERDNPCSSSYYGGRRSVRKNLLVSNLGLIAKKEGDRQYRIAATNLQTTEPQSGVAIKLLDLQQQVLAEGSTDSDGWWQVAVEKQPFLAVAEENGQKSYLRLDDGTALSLSNFDVAGQLVAEGIKGFLYGDRGVWRPGDSLHLNFILEDRTERLPPNHPVVFELSNPQGQTAQRIVRTDHVGGIYNFSTATDPGAITGSWLAKVMVGGASFTKTVRIETVKPNRLRADLDFGTFRLLATDQRLTADLSVAWLNGATARNLRAQYELLLTPRPTTFAQYPGYHFDDPTAEFERERKEVFDGRVNSEGNASFQVDLSTEGSPPGRLDATFIGKVFEEGGNFSTDQQTLPYYPYRSYVGMKVPEGQGWGGSLNANKAHPIDVVVVDASGRSISGNDLEVSLYELEWRWWWDQSDRSLAQYVNNTYRKPIQSDIIDALDGTATWQLKVADNTWGRYLLRVCDPESGHCTGKIIYLDSPYAREGEDQSDGATMLTFSSDQDSYQVEEEATLYLPAQAGSRFLISLENGSQILETNWLEVEESDVASDSNAVFTFEVTEAMVPNVYANVTMLQPHKQTANDLPIRMYGAINLSVENPETHLEPMIEIPTELEPEGEMTINVSEANEREMAYTVAVVDEGLLDITNFATPQPHTYFYAREALGVKTWDLYDYVIGAYGGELERILAVGGDAELAEISDRKANRFSPVVKFLGPFYLDDDEVNEHTFTLPNYVGSVRVMVVAAYEGAYGSADTTTTVSKPLMVLGTLPRVLSPGEEVQLPVTVFAMDNSVKDVRINVNTNTLINHQRTNSREMFFSVPGDRITDFSLKTTPQVGIGEVQINAAAGPNRADYTIELDIRNPNPPITQAITKIIPKGTSWNAAYEAIGVAGTNQAVLEVSNILPLNLSQRLEYLIRYPHGCIEQTVSAAFPQLYLNQIEELAEEEQLRIENNVKQAIARLNSFLTNEGAFAYWPGSQDADEWSTSYAGHFLLEAQQQGYAIPVGLMQAWQNYQRRRANQWGAGSGYVREELIQAYRLYTLALAGNPAQGAMNRLREKGNLSLTAVWRLAAAYALIGQPEVATQTINGLETNVPKYQENYGTYGSAYRDEAMILETLTILEKKVEALRLYQRISTALGNESVWMSTQTTAFCLLAASKYTQSVNTDQEIQFTYQIPGRPLSEVRSQMSLVQRPLDVQSGRRYTANVTNQTEGDLYARVVLRGTPPMEEAEAVENGLRLQINYKDTNGEPIEPENILQGTDFLAEITVINPGTQGDLQQLALTHIVPSGWEIINTRLQNTSSFYQQDSYEYQDIRDDRVYTYFDLSAGERKTFTLVLNSAYVGRFYQPGIYCEAMYDNTLNVRSEGRWVEVQQP; from the coding sequence ATGGATAAGATACAAGCGTTTCTACGTCAGCTTCTTTCAGAAATTCGGCAACAGTGGTTTCAGCTTACTTTTCGACAGCAAATTATAACACTAGCGGTGGGCGTAGGCGGTATTGTACTACTGATAGGGCTAGTCATATTTTTGGCTTCGGACAAGTTTCCTGAAACTGATTCGGTTGACCCGGCGTTTCAGGCGTATATTTCTTCGTATAGTTCAGGAGTTCTTTCGGTAGAGTCGCCCGTTCGGGTTCGGCTTACCACCCCAGCAGTTGATAGCACTCAAGTTGGCCAACTTGTTCGCCAGCGATTGTTTCAGTTTGCGCCTGAAGTAGAAGGAGAAGCGTATTGGGCTGACCAGCAAACGATTGAGTTTCTTCCAACTGAATCCCTGAAGAGCGGACAGCGGTATCGAGTGAACTTTGACTTGGAGGAAGTGCAAGAAGTACCTGATGCTTACGAGTCGTTTGCGTTCAGCTTTCAAACCATCCAGCAGAACTACTCAGTAGAATTGGTCGGCCTGACGGCCAAAAACGAAAACGAGTTGGTAAAACAAGAGTTGCACGGCATACTACTTACTGCCGATGCTGCTCCGGCTACCGCTGTTGAGCAGATGCTCTCGGCTCAACAAGCTGATCGTCCGCTTTCCGTTCGGTGGGAACATGCAACTGACAACCGCAGTCATTCTTTTGTAATTGATGAAGTAGTCCGTCAAGAAGATCAATCTTCGGTTGTGGTACAAAGCTCGGGTGAACCGCTGTCACTACAGAAATCGCCCTCTTTTACCGTAGACGTGCCCGCCCGCTCTACGTTCAAACTGCTTAACTATCGGGTAGTAGAAGTACCGGAACAATATCTGGAGCTACGTTTCTCCGATCCGCTTCAACCTAGTCAATCTTTAGATGGCTTAATCCAGCTAAATCAGCGAGAAAGGGATGAGGAAGACTTCAGGTTCATCGTAGACAAAAACATCGTAAAAATGTACCTGGCTGATCGATTAACGGGTACGAGAAGTATTATTGTTAACGAGGGAATCCGAAACACCGAGGGAAAGTCGTTCCCAACTACGGTAGAGCTAGATGTGGAGTTTGAAGCGGTGAAGCCCGCCGTGCGTCTGCTGAAAGCAGGGGTGATTTTGCCTACTACCCAAGGCATGGTGTTGCCGTTTGAGGCGGTTAACCTAAAGTCAGTAGACGTGACGGTAGTTCGTGTTTTTGAAAAAAATATTGCTCAATTTTTTCAAGTAAACCAGTACGATGGACAGCAGGAGTTACGGCGGGTAGGTCAGCCCGTGGCTCAGCAGGAAATTCCGCTCAATGGGTCGGGAGTTACGGATTTGGGCAAGTGGAATCGCTTTACGCTGGATTTGCAAAAGCTGATAGAAGCAGAGCCGGGAGCTGTATATCAGGTGATTATTGGTTTTCGTCAGCATCAGGCGATTTCTAGTTGTGAAAACCAATCTGATCAAAATGAGGAATATTCATTCTTTGCTTCTGATGACTGGAGTAACGCAGATCGAATGTTCTGGGAGAGTTACGGCGACTACTACTACACCCGCAATTATAATTGGGAAGAGCGGGATAATCCATGCTCATCTTCTTACTACGGAGGACGGCGTAGCGTGCGAAAAAATCTGCTAGTCTCTAACCTGGGGCTTATCGCTAAGAAAGAAGGCGATCGTCAGTATCGTATTGCAGCGACCAACTTGCAAACCACCGAGCCACAGTCAGGAGTAGCAATCAAACTGTTAGACCTTCAACAGCAGGTGTTAGCCGAAGGAAGCACCGACAGCGATGGCTGGTGGCAGGTAGCAGTAGAGAAGCAACCCTTTCTGGCCGTGGCTGAAGAAAACGGGCAAAAGAGCTATTTGCGATTAGATGATGGCACCGCCCTTTCGTTAAGCAACTTTGATGTGGCAGGTCAGTTGGTAGCTGAAGGAATTAAGGGTTTTTTGTACGGTGACCGGGGCGTGTGGAGACCGGGCGATTCACTGCATCTTAACTTTATTTTAGAAGATCGCACTGAGCGCTTACCTCCAAATCATCCGGTAGTCTTTGAGTTATCTAACCCCCAGGGGCAGACCGCACAACGCATTGTGCGTACCGATCATGTAGGGGGTATTTATAACTTCAGTACCGCTACCGATCCGGGTGCAATTACGGGCAGTTGGTTGGCTAAAGTAATGGTGGGAGGAGCATCATTTACTAAAACGGTGAGAATTGAAACAGTCAAACCCAATCGCCTGCGGGCTGATCTTGATTTCGGAACATTCCGTCTACTAGCTACCGATCAGCGACTAACGGCCGACTTATCAGTAGCTTGGCTCAACGGAGCAACCGCTCGCAACCTCCGGGCGCAGTACGAGCTACTATTAACCCCTCGGCCTACTACTTTTGCTCAGTATCCCGGTTACCACTTTGATGATCCGACTGCGGAGTTTGAGCGGGAACGAAAAGAGGTATTCGACGGACGAGTGAATTCCGAGGGAAATGCATCCTTTCAAGTGGATTTGTCTACCGAAGGATCACCTCCCGGCAGGTTAGATGCCACGTTTATCGGAAAAGTTTTTGAGGAAGGAGGAAATTTCAGTACCGATCAGCAAACGCTACCGTACTATCCGTACCGCTCTTACGTAGGTATGAAAGTACCTGAAGGGCAGGGGTGGGGTGGTTCACTAAACGCCAATAAAGCCCACCCAATTGATGTAGTAGTCGTTGATGCATCGGGCAGATCAATCTCTGGAAATGATCTAGAGGTGAGTCTGTATGAACTGGAATGGCGATGGTGGTGGGATCAGTCAGACCGATCGTTAGCTCAGTACGTAAATAACACTTATCGGAAACCGATACAATCCGACATTATTGACGCTTTGGACGGAACAGCTACTTGGCAATTGAAAGTGGCTGATAATACCTGGGGAAGATATCTGCTCCGCGTATGCGATCCAGAATCAGGACACTGTACCGGAAAAATTATTTACTTGGATTCACCTTACGCACGAGAGGGAGAAGACCAGTCCGATGGAGCTACAATGCTTACTTTTTCTTCCGATCAAGATAGCTATCAGGTAGAAGAAGAGGCTACGCTATACCTACCCGCTCAGGCCGGAAGTCGCTTTCTGATAAGTTTGGAGAACGGTAGTCAGATTTTGGAAACAAATTGGTTGGAAGTTGAAGAAAGTGATGTGGCGAGCGATAGCAATGCGGTATTTACCTTTGAAGTGACCGAAGCAATGGTGCCCAATGTATACGCTAACGTAACCATGCTACAACCCCACAAGCAGACTGCTAACGATTTGCCGATTCGGATGTACGGAGCCATCAACCTTAGTGTAGAAAATCCTGAAACCCATCTTGAGCCAATGATTGAGATTCCTACTGAATTAGAACCGGAAGGAGAGATGACTATCAATGTTTCTGAAGCGAACGAGCGGGAAATGGCGTATACCGTAGCGGTGGTGGATGAAGGACTGTTGGATATAACCAACTTTGCTACTCCCCAACCGCATACCTACTTCTACGCCCGAGAGGCACTAGGAGTAAAAACCTGGGACTTATACGACTACGTAATCGGAGCCTACGGAGGTGAGCTAGAGCGAATTTTGGCGGTAGGTGGTGATGCGGAATTGGCAGAAATAAGCGACCGTAAGGCGAATCGATTTAGCCCGGTGGTGAAATTTTTAGGGCCATTCTATCTGGATGATGATGAAGTAAACGAGCATACCTTCACGCTGCCTAATTACGTAGGTTCGGTGCGGGTAATGGTAGTAGCCGCTTACGAAGGAGCCTACGGCAGTGCCGACACTACCACTACGGTGAGCAAGCCACTGATGGTACTCGGTACACTACCGCGCGTATTAAGTCCGGGAGAGGAAGTACAGTTGCCAGTTACAGTGTTTGCGATGGATAACTCGGTGAAAGATGTGCGGATCAATGTGAATACTAATACGCTCATCAATCACCAGCGAACGAATAGTAGGGAAATGTTTTTTTCGGTGCCGGGCGACCGGATTACTGATTTTTCTTTGAAGACCACACCGCAGGTGGGGATTGGAGAAGTACAGATTAATGCGGCGGCTGGCCCTAACCGAGCAGACTATACCATTGAACTGGACATACGAAATCCTAACCCACCAATTACGCAAGCCATCACTAAGATTATTCCGAAAGGAACCAGCTGGAATGCTGCTTACGAAGCCATTGGAGTAGCCGGAACCAATCAGGCGGTATTGGAAGTGTCTAACATTCTACCTCTCAATCTAAGTCAGCGGTTAGAATACCTCATTCGCTATCCGCACGGTTGCATCGAGCAAACGGTTTCGGCAGCATTTCCGCAGTTATACCTTAACCAGATTGAAGAACTCGCCGAAGAAGAGCAGCTACGGATTGAAAACAACGTAAAACAGGCTATTGCCCGACTCAATTCTTTTTTAACCAATGAAGGGGCCTTCGCCTACTGGCCGGGTAGCCAAGATGCCGATGAGTGGAGTACTAGTTATGCCGGACACTTTCTGCTAGAGGCTCAGCAGCAAGGCTACGCAATTCCGGTTGGGCTGATGCAAGCCTGGCAGAACTACCAGCGACGACGGGCTAACCAGTGGGGAGCTGGTTCGGGTTACGTTCGGGAAGAGCTGATTCAGGCGTATCGCTTGTACACCTTGGCCTTAGCGGGAAATCCGGCACAAGGTGCTATGAATCGTTTAAGAGAGAAGGGAAATTTATCATTAACTGCGGTGTGGCGATTAGCCGCTGCTTACGCCCTCATCGGTCAGCCGGAAGTAGCTACTCAGACGATTAACGGTTTAGAGACAAACGTACCCAAGTACCAAGAAAACTATGGTACCTACGGTTCGGCCTACCGCGATGAAGCAATGATACTGGAAACGCTCACGATTCTAGAGAAAAAAGTAGAAGCACTACGGCTGTACCAGCGAATCTCTACTGCGTTGGGTAATGAGTCGGTGTGGATGAGTACCCAGACCACTGCTTTTTGCTTGTTGGCGGCTAGTAAGTACACTCAATCGGTGAATACCGATCAGGAAATACAGTTTACGTACCAGATACCCGGTCGTCCGCTGAGCGAGGTTCGCTCGCAGATGTCGCTTGTGCAACGCCCACTAGATGTGCAGTCCGGACGTCGTTATACAGCAAATGTTACTAACCAAACCGAGGGTGATTTGTACGCTCGGGTGGTTTTGCGGGGTACTCCTCCAATGGAAGAAGCTGAAGCTGTTGAAAATGGATTGCGGTTACAGATTAACTACAAAGATACCAATGGTGAACCCATTGAGCCGGAGAACATACTACAGGGTACCGATTTTTTAGCAGAAATCACGGTGATTAACCCCGGCACCCAGGGCGATTTACAGCAATTGGCGTTAACCCATATTGTTCCTTCTGGCTGGGAGATCATCAACACTCGCTTGCAGAATACATCATCATTTTACCAACAAGATAGTTATGAGTATCAGGATATTCGCGATGATCGGGTGTATACCTATTTTGATCTATCGGCTGGAGAACGTAAAACATTCACACTGGTACTGAATTCAGCTTACGTCGGGCGGTTTTATCAGCCCGGGATTTATTGCGAAGCTATGTACGATAATACGCTGAATGTGCGCTCTGAAGGCCGTTGGGTAGAAGTACAGCAACCGTAG